In a single window of the Streptomyces sp. CGMCC 4.7035 genome:
- a CDS encoding glycoside hydrolase family 13 protein — protein sequence MGEPTPARNSQDWWRTAVIYQVYVRSFADADGDGTGDLAGVRAKLPYLADLGVDALWFNPWYLSPMKDGGYDVADYRTIDPAFGTLADAEKLIAEARESGIHTIVDIVPNHVSDQHPWFRAARAGGPERDLFHFRPGRGPHGELPPNDWQSQFGGPAWTRLDDGDWYLHLFAPEQPDLNWAHPAVRQEHEDVLRFWFERGVAGVRIDSAALLAKAPDLPDFVEGRDPHPYVDRDELHDIYRSWRAIADEYGGVFVGEVWLPDSERFARYLRPDELHTAFNFAFLSCPWHPDRLRTAIDETLAEHAPVGAPATWVLCNHDVTRTVTRYGRADTGFDFATKAFGTPTDLALGTRRARAAALLSLALPGSVYVYQGEELALPEAEIPLDRIQDPMHFRSHGLDPGRDGCRVPLPWVADAPYAGFGAFAEPWLPQPAGWSAYAADLQAADPDSMLSLYREAIRIRPMFGDGPLTWLPAPEGVLAFRRAEGGPICVVNLAETPADLPAHSALLLSSGPLDPQGRLPRDTAAWLRS from the coding sequence GTGGGAGAGCCCACCCCTGCCCGAAACAGTCAGGACTGGTGGCGCACCGCCGTCATCTACCAGGTGTACGTCCGCAGCTTCGCGGACGCCGACGGCGACGGAACCGGCGACCTCGCGGGTGTCCGCGCCAAGCTGCCGTACCTGGCCGACCTCGGCGTGGACGCCCTCTGGTTCAACCCCTGGTATCTGTCACCGATGAAGGACGGCGGCTACGACGTCGCCGACTACCGCACCATCGACCCCGCCTTCGGCACCCTCGCCGACGCCGAGAAACTCATCGCGGAGGCACGCGAGTCGGGGATCCACACGATCGTCGACATCGTGCCCAACCACGTCTCGGACCAGCATCCGTGGTTCCGCGCCGCCCGCGCGGGCGGTCCCGAGCGCGACCTGTTCCACTTCCGGCCGGGACGCGGTCCGCACGGTGAACTCCCTCCGAACGATTGGCAGTCCCAGTTCGGCGGGCCCGCCTGGACACGACTGGACGACGGCGACTGGTACCTCCACCTCTTCGCCCCCGAGCAACCCGACCTCAACTGGGCGCATCCGGCCGTCCGCCAGGAACACGAGGACGTGCTGCGCTTCTGGTTCGAGCGCGGTGTGGCGGGTGTGCGGATCGACTCGGCGGCCCTGCTCGCCAAGGCCCCCGACCTGCCCGACTTCGTCGAGGGCCGTGATCCGCATCCCTACGTGGACCGCGACGAACTCCACGACATCTACCGCTCCTGGCGCGCGATCGCCGACGAGTACGGCGGTGTGTTCGTCGGCGAGGTCTGGCTCCCCGACAGTGAACGCTTCGCCCGCTACCTGCGCCCCGACGAACTGCACACCGCCTTCAACTTCGCCTTCTTGTCCTGCCCGTGGCACCCGGACAGGCTGCGCACGGCGATCGACGAGACCCTTGCCGAGCACGCGCCCGTCGGCGCACCCGCGACATGGGTGCTGTGCAACCACGACGTGACCCGCACGGTCACCCGCTACGGCCGCGCCGACACCGGTTTCGACTTCGCCACCAAGGCCTTCGGGACCCCCACGGACCTCGCCCTCGGCACCCGACGCGCCCGGGCCGCCGCCCTGCTGTCGCTGGCCCTGCCCGGCTCGGTCTACGTCTACCAGGGCGAGGAACTGGCGCTGCCCGAGGCCGAGATACCACTCGACCGCATCCAGGACCCGATGCACTTCCGCTCCCACGGCCTCGACCCCGGCCGCGACGGCTGCCGGGTGCCCCTGCCCTGGGTGGCCGACGCGCCGTACGCCGGCTTCGGGGCGTTCGCGGAGCCGTGGCTGCCCCAGCCCGCCGGCTGGTCCGCGTACGCCGCCGACCTCCAGGCGGCCGACCCGGATTCGATGCTCTCCCTCTACCGCGAGGCGATCAGGATCCGGCCGATGTTCGGTGACGGCCCCCTCACCTGGCTGCCCGCGCCCGAGGGCGTCCTCGCGTTCCGCCGCGCGGAGGGAGGGCCGATCTGCGTGGTGAACCTCGCAGAGACGCCCGCCGATCTGCCCGCACACTCCGCACTCCTGCTCAGCAGCGGCCCCCTGGACCCGCAGGGGCGGCTGCCGAGGGACACGGCGGCCTGGCTCCGCAGCTGA